Proteins encoded together in one Carya illinoinensis cultivar Pawnee chromosome 3, C.illinoinensisPawnee_v1, whole genome shotgun sequence window:
- the LOC122304424 gene encoding profilin-1 encodes MSWQTYVDEHLMCEIEGNHLVAAAILGQDGSVWAQSSTFPQFKPEEITAIITDFDEPGTLAPTGLYLGGTKYMVIQGEAGAVIRGKKGPGGVTVKKTNQALIIGIYDEPMTPGQCNMIVERLGDYLIEQGL; translated from the exons ATGTCGTGGCAAACCTATGTAGATGAGCATCTCATGTGCGAAATTGAAGGCAATCACCTCGTCGCCGCGGCCATCCTCGGCCAAGACGGAAGCGTTTGGGCCCAGAGCTCCACTTTCCCTCAG TTCAAGCCTGAAGAAATAACTGCCATTATAACGGACTTTGATGAACCTGGAACGCTTGCTCCGACTGGATTGTACCTTGGTGGCACAAAGTACATGGTGATCCAAGGCGAGGCGGGAGCTGTTATTCGAGGGAAGAAG GGTCCTGGCGGTGTTACCGTGAAGAAGACTAATCAGGCCTTAATCATTGGTATCTATGATGAACCAATGACTCCTGGTCAGTGCAACATGATTGTTGAAAGGCTTGGCGATTATCTCATTGAGCAGGGTCTCTAA
- the LOC122304421 gene encoding uncharacterized protein LOC122304421 isoform X1: MKFRPEFEPVRAGLLNRDPVPSLNICLGDLLHEEQRLSTQMSMTSENVFFETVNVAYAAQGRGRNKLQCFSCKEFGHITRNNSKKVCNYCKKEGHIIKDCRIRPQNRQSQAFHTVVQSSASSSAPPTISSDSSFLTPAMVQQIIVSVFKALGLQGLPGVRKYKGLQNIQIADGNTLPITIVGNLGSSFCDFLSLLDCLPI; the protein is encoded by the exons atgaaatttcgaCCCGAATTTGAGCCCGTTCGAGCTGGTTTATTGAACCGTGATCCAGTTCCTTCTTTAAACATTTGTTTGGGAGATTTGTTGCATGAAGAACAACGGTTATCCACTCAGATGAGTATGACTTCTGAGAATGTCTTTTTCGAGACTGTGAATGTAGCCTATGCAGCACAAGGGAGAGGGAGGAACAAGTTGCAATGTTTCAGTTGTAAAGAATTTGGTCATATTACTCGCAACAATTCTAAGAAAGTTTGTAACTACTGCAAGAAAGAGGGTCATATTATTAAGGATTGTCGAATACGGCCTCAGAATCGCCAATCCCAAGCTTTTCATACTGTTGTTCAGTcctctgcttcttcttctgcGCCGCCTACTATAAGCTCTGATTCATCTTTTCTAACACCGGCAATGGTCCAACAGATAATTGTGTCTGTTTTTAAGGCCTTAGGCCTGCAAG GTCTCCCTGGTGTTCGTAAGTATAAAGGCTTGCAAAATATTCAGATTGCTGATGGCAATACTCTTCCTATTACTATTGTTGGTAATTTAGGCtcttcattttgtgattttttgtcTCTCCTGGattgtctaccaatttaa
- the LOC122304422 gene encoding profilin-2, with protein sequence MSWQAYVDEHLMCDIDGQGQHLAAAAIVGHDGSVWAQSSSFPQFKPQEITDILKDFEEPGHLAPTGLHLGGTKYMVIQGEAGAVIRGKKGSGGITIKKTGQALVFGIYEEPVTPGQCNMVVERLGDYLADQGL encoded by the exons ATGTCGTGGCAAGCTTATGTGGATGAGCATTTGATGTGCGATATTGACGGGCAAGGCCAGCACCTCGCCGCTGCTGCCATCGTCGGCCACGATGGGTCTGTTTGGGCTCAGAGCTCTTCCTTCCCTCAG TTTAAGCCTCAGGAGATCACAGACATCTTGAAGGATTTCGAGGAACCGGGTCATCTTGCTCCGACAGGCTTGCACCTGGGGGGAACTAAATACATGGTCATCCAGGGAGAGGCGGGAGCTGTCATCCGCGGAAAGAAG GGATCTGGAGGTATCACTATAAAGAAGACTGGTCAAGCTCTAGTTTTTGGCATCTATGAAGAACCTGTGACACCAGGACAGTGCAACATGGTGGTTGAGAGGTTGGGAGATTACCTCGCTGATCAGGGTCTGTAG
- the LOC122304426 gene encoding glucan endo-1,3-beta-glucosidase 13-like isoform X1 yields MARGFRLIFASSLLLMLLGFCRGSTIGVCYGRNADDLPTPDKVAQLAQLHDIKYVRIYDSNIQVLKAFSNTGVELMIGISNFDLLPFSQFQSNADTWLKNSILPYYPATKITYITVGAEVTESPSNVSALVVPAMKNVLAALRKVGLHKRIKVSSTHSLGVLSRSFPPSAGAFNSSHAFFLKPMLEFLAENQSPFMIDIYPFYAYRDSPSNVSLDYALFESSSEVIDPNTGLLYTNMFDAQIDALYFALMALNFRTIKIMVTETGWPSKGSPKESAATPDNAQTFNTNLIRHVINNTGTPAKPGQELNVYIFSLFNENRKPGLESERNWGLFYPDQTSVYSLDFTGKGAAVMTTAANVTSSNVTTWCIASNKASEMDLQNALDWACGPGNVDCTAIQPSQPCYEPDNLVSHASFAFNNYFQQNGATDVACSFGGTGVKVDKNPSYDNCFYMTTGSNKTVASNTTAISSTTSYSTQKEAPTWVSSCLLVTFFSFLLNTGHA; encoded by the exons ATGGCCAGGGGATTCAGGCTTATCTTTGCGTCTTCACTTTTGCTCATGCTTTTAG GTTTCTGCAGGGGAAGCACAATTGGAGTTTGCTATGGAAGAAATGCGGATGACCTCCCCACACCTGATAAAGTGGCCCAGCTGGCTCAACTACATGATATTAAGTATGTGAGGATTTATGACTCCAATATCCAGGTTCTCAAGGCATTTTCAAACACCGGAGTTGAACTTATGATTGGAATTTCAAATTTCGATTTATTGCCATTCTCCCAGTTCCAATCCAATGCAGACACTTGGCTGAAGAACAGCATCCTTCCATACTATCCAGCCACAAAAATCACATACATAACTGTTGGTGCTGAAGTTACAGAAAGCCCCAGTAATGTCTCTGCCCTAGTAGTACCTGCCATGAAAAATGTCCTCGCAGCTCTCAGAAAAGTTGGTTTGCACAAGAGGATCAAAGTTTCAAGTACCCATTCCCTTGGGGTTCTGTCCCGATCATTTCCACCCTCTGCAGGGGCTTTCAATAGCAGCCATGCGTTTTTCCTGAAGCCTATGCTGGAGTTTTTGGCTGAGAACCAGTCACCTTTCATGATAGATATTTACCCTTTCTATGCTTACAGAGACTCCCCCAGCAATGTGTCTCTAGACTATGCTCTGTTTGAGTCATCCTCTGAAGTTATTGATCCAAATACTGGTTTGCTGTACACAAACATGTTTGATGCCCAGATAGATGCTCTTTATTTTGCACTGATGGCTCTGAATTTCAGAACAATTAAAATCATGGTCACTGAAACCGGTTGGCCTTCCAAAGGTTCTCCCAAGGAGTCAGCTGCTACTCCTGATAACGCTCAGACTTTTAACACTAATCTGATTCGGCATGTCATTAACAATACTGGTACTCCTGCAAAGCCCGGACAGGAGCTCAATGTTTATATCTTCTCTTTGTTCAATGAAAATAGGAAGCCTGGGTTGGAATCTGAGAGAAACTGGGGACTATTTTATCCAGACCAGACGAGTGTCTATAGCCTGGATTTCACTGGTAAAGGTGCTGCAGTAATGACTACAGCGGCAAATGTTACCAGTTCAAATGTAACAACGTGGTGCATAGCTTCAAATAAGGCTTCTGAAATGGACTTGCAGAATGCCTTAGACTGGGCATGTGGTCCTGGGAATGTGGACTGCACTGCTATTCAGCCTAGCCAACCTTGTTATGAACCAGATAATCTAGTCTCACATGCATCTTTcgcattcaataattatttccaGCAAAATGGGGCTACTGATGTTGCTTGCAGTTTTGGAGGGACAGGGGTTAAAGTTGATAAAAACCCGA GCTATGATAATTGCTTTTATATGACCACTGG GAGCAACAAAACAGTAGCAAGTAATACAACAGCAATTTCTTCAACCACTTCGTATTCTACACAGAAGGAAGCTCCCACATGGGTTTCTAGTTGTCTTCTCGTGACTTTCTTCTCATTCCTTTTGAACACCGGTCATGCCTGA
- the LOC122304426 gene encoding glucan endo-1,3-beta-glucosidase 13-like isoform X2 — MARGFRLIFASSLLLMLLGFCRGSTIGVCYGRNADDLPTPDKVAQLAQLHDIKYVRIYDSNIQVLKAFSNTGVELMIGISNFDLLPFSQFQSNADTWLKNSILPYYPATKITYITVGAEVTESPSNVSALVVPAMKNVLAALRKVGLHKRIKVSSTHSLGVLSRSFPPSAGAFNSSHAFFLKPMLEFLAENQSPFMIDIYPFYAYRDSPSNVSLDYALFESSSEVIDPNTGLLYTNMFDAQIDALYFALMALNFRTIKIMVTETGWPSKGSPKESAATPDNAQTFNTNLIRHVINNTGTPAKPGQELNVYIFSLFNENRKPGLESERNWGLFYPDQTSVYSLDFTGKGAAVMTTAANVTSSNVTTWCIASNKASEMDLQNALDWACGPGNVDCTAIQPSQPCYEPDNLVSHASFAFNNYFQQNGATDVACSFGGTGVKVDKNPRATKQ, encoded by the exons ATGGCCAGGGGATTCAGGCTTATCTTTGCGTCTTCACTTTTGCTCATGCTTTTAG GTTTCTGCAGGGGAAGCACAATTGGAGTTTGCTATGGAAGAAATGCGGATGACCTCCCCACACCTGATAAAGTGGCCCAGCTGGCTCAACTACATGATATTAAGTATGTGAGGATTTATGACTCCAATATCCAGGTTCTCAAGGCATTTTCAAACACCGGAGTTGAACTTATGATTGGAATTTCAAATTTCGATTTATTGCCATTCTCCCAGTTCCAATCCAATGCAGACACTTGGCTGAAGAACAGCATCCTTCCATACTATCCAGCCACAAAAATCACATACATAACTGTTGGTGCTGAAGTTACAGAAAGCCCCAGTAATGTCTCTGCCCTAGTAGTACCTGCCATGAAAAATGTCCTCGCAGCTCTCAGAAAAGTTGGTTTGCACAAGAGGATCAAAGTTTCAAGTACCCATTCCCTTGGGGTTCTGTCCCGATCATTTCCACCCTCTGCAGGGGCTTTCAATAGCAGCCATGCGTTTTTCCTGAAGCCTATGCTGGAGTTTTTGGCTGAGAACCAGTCACCTTTCATGATAGATATTTACCCTTTCTATGCTTACAGAGACTCCCCCAGCAATGTGTCTCTAGACTATGCTCTGTTTGAGTCATCCTCTGAAGTTATTGATCCAAATACTGGTTTGCTGTACACAAACATGTTTGATGCCCAGATAGATGCTCTTTATTTTGCACTGATGGCTCTGAATTTCAGAACAATTAAAATCATGGTCACTGAAACCGGTTGGCCTTCCAAAGGTTCTCCCAAGGAGTCAGCTGCTACTCCTGATAACGCTCAGACTTTTAACACTAATCTGATTCGGCATGTCATTAACAATACTGGTACTCCTGCAAAGCCCGGACAGGAGCTCAATGTTTATATCTTCTCTTTGTTCAATGAAAATAGGAAGCCTGGGTTGGAATCTGAGAGAAACTGGGGACTATTTTATCCAGACCAGACGAGTGTCTATAGCCTGGATTTCACTGGTAAAGGTGCTGCAGTAATGACTACAGCGGCAAATGTTACCAGTTCAAATGTAACAACGTGGTGCATAGCTTCAAATAAGGCTTCTGAAATGGACTTGCAGAATGCCTTAGACTGGGCATGTGGTCCTGGGAATGTGGACTGCACTGCTATTCAGCCTAGCCAACCTTGTTATGAACCAGATAATCTAGTCTCACATGCATCTTTcgcattcaataattatttccaGCAAAATGGGGCTACTGATGTTGCTTGCAGTTTTGGAGGGACAGGGGTTAAAGTTGATAAAAACCCGA GAGCAACAAAACAGTAG
- the LOC122304420 gene encoding pentatricopeptide repeat-containing protein At4g16470-like, producing MPATLDIIPLYATLLDACSSAKTLQNLKRLHCRTIILGISHHDFIRTKLVSSYASCAQLHHANVLFSFATRQPTFLFNTLIRAHASLGLFSHSLFIFHQMLIAGKSIDRYTLPPVLKSCAGLSALRLGRQVHGIVLVNGFALDTTNSNALITMYAKCGDLVNARKVFDEMSVRNQISWSAMMAGYGMNGMFNEVFELFDRMVEVGERPDGVTFTVLLTACSHGGLIERGKEYFEMIERRLGVRPGLEHYTSMVDMLGRVGQVEEAEKLILEMEVEPDEALWGALLGACRIHAKVEVAERVVEKVYNKRRGVASI from the coding sequence ATGCCCGCCACGCTTGACATCATACCCTTGTACGCCACTCTCCTCGACGCCTGCTCCTCCGCCAAAACTCTCCAAAACCTTAAACGCCTTCATTGCCGGACCATTATACTTGGCATTTCCCACCACGACTTCATACGGACCAAGCTCGTCTCCTCCTATGCCTCTTGTGCCCAACTACACCATGCCAACGTGCTCTTCTCCTTCGCCACTCGCCAGCCCACCTTCCTTTTCAACACCCTTATCAGAGCCCATGCGTCTCTTGGTTTGTTCTCTCATTCCCTATTCATCTTTCACCAAATGCTCATTGCTGGCAAGTCCATTGACCGCTACACCTTGCCTCCTGTTCTCAAATCTTGTGCTGGATTATCGGCTCTGAGACTTGGCCGCCAGGTCCACGGGATAGTTTTGGTTAATGGATTCGCCTTAGATACGACGAATTCGAATGCATTGATTACCATGTATGCGAAGTGTGGTGATTTGGTCAATGCGCGTAAGGTGTTCGATGAAATGTCGGTAAGGAATCAGATATCTTGGTCCGCAATGATGGCAGGGTATGGAATGAATGGAATGTTTAATGAGGTGTTTGAGTTGTTTGATAGGATGGTGGAGGTAGGAGAGAGGCCAGATGGTGTCACTTTTACAGTGCTCCTGACAGCGTGTAGTCATGGGGGGTTGATAGAAAGGGGGAAGGAGTATTTTGAGATGATAGAAAGGAGGTTAGGAGTGCGACCAGGGCTAGAGCATTATACTTCAATGGTGGATATGCTGGGAAGGGTGGGGCAGGTTGAGGAAGCGgagaaattaattttagaaatGGAGGTGGAGCCTGATGAAGCTCTGTGGGGGGCCTTGTTGGGGGCTTGTAGGATTCATGCGAAGGTGGAGGTGGCTGAGAGGGTGGTTGAGAAGGTTTACAATAAGAGACGTGGTGTTGCATCTATATGA
- the LOC122304421 gene encoding uncharacterized protein LOC122304421 isoform X2 — MKFRPEFEPVRAGLLNRDPVPSLNICLGDLLHEEQRLSTQMSMTSENVFFETVNVAYAAQGRGRNKLQCFSCKEFGHITRNNSKKVCNYCKKEGHIIKDCRIRPQNRQSQAFHTVVQSSASSSAPPTISSDSSFLTPAMVQQIIVSVFKALGLQGLPGVRKYKGLQNIQIADGNTLPITIVGSDVGDGDREGT, encoded by the exons atgaaatttcgaCCCGAATTTGAGCCCGTTCGAGCTGGTTTATTGAACCGTGATCCAGTTCCTTCTTTAAACATTTGTTTGGGAGATTTGTTGCATGAAGAACAACGGTTATCCACTCAGATGAGTATGACTTCTGAGAATGTCTTTTTCGAGACTGTGAATGTAGCCTATGCAGCACAAGGGAGAGGGAGGAACAAGTTGCAATGTTTCAGTTGTAAAGAATTTGGTCATATTACTCGCAACAATTCTAAGAAAGTTTGTAACTACTGCAAGAAAGAGGGTCATATTATTAAGGATTGTCGAATACGGCCTCAGAATCGCCAATCCCAAGCTTTTCATACTGTTGTTCAGTcctctgcttcttcttctgcGCCGCCTACTATAAGCTCTGATTCATCTTTTCTAACACCGGCAATGGTCCAACAGATAATTGTGTCTGTTTTTAAGGCCTTAGGCCTGCAAG GTCTCCCTGGTGTTCGTAAGTATAAAGGCTTGCAAAATATTCAGATTGCTGATGGCAATACTCTTCCTATTACTATTGTTG GATCAGATGTCGGGGATGGTGATCGCGAAGGGACCTAA